From Zingiber officinale cultivar Zhangliang chromosome 5B, Zo_v1.1, whole genome shotgun sequence, the proteins below share one genomic window:
- the LOC121984938 gene encoding brefeldin A-inhibited guanine nucleotide-exchange protein 5-like isoform X1 — MAGAAAAGFITRSFEAMLKECAGKKYPDLQSAVQACLDNMKETKQEVAFDENKHVAIPAWEERDDRDALAKEGDRDGLAASTGNNSVTKSQEISEPIIVALANAGHTLDGAQTEVILKPLRLAFESKNIKLLKLALDCIHKLIAYDHLEGDPGLDGGKNASLFTDILNMVCGCVDNSSSDSTIVQVLQALLTAVSSMRFRVHGDPLLGVIKVCYDIALNSKSLVNQATSKAMLTQMISIVFRRMETDQVPVSSIAHAAIPASFTSSENVEKSSDATDEKNTVADALPKKHENDASPRLEEFQNLASGADIKGLEAALDQTVQLEDGKKVSGVESTSVVQNDALLLFRTLCKMGMKEEGDEVATKTRLLSLELLQGLLEGVDYSFTKNFHFIDSVKAYLSYALLRASVSSSPVVFQYATGIFAVLLLRFRECLKGEIGIFFPLIILKSLESNENVLSQRTSVLRMLEKVCKDSQMLADIFVNYDCDLQAPNLFERMVNALSKIAQGTVTIDPNSITATQIASAKGSSLQSLVSVLKSLVDWEKLKGESAKHGNIVQSLEAEVSATDTASINEQKNTDDGLNQFEKAKAHKSTMEAALLEFNRKPAKGIEFLLANKLVEGKASSIARFLKSTPNLDKAMIGEYLGQHEELPLAVMNAYVDSMKFSGLKFDTSIREFLTGFRLPGEAQKIDQIMEKFAERFCADNPGLFKNADTAYLLAYAVIMLNTDAHNPMVWPKMSKSDFILMNSVNDVEECAPKELLEEIYDSIVKEEIKMKDDTPDASKSSRVRPESEESGHLVNILNLSLPKKKFGFDTKVESEKIKKQIQTFFRNKGEKRGVFYTAEQVELVRPMLEAVGWPLLATFSVTMEEGDNKPRVILCMEGISAGIHLTRVLGMDTMCYAFLTSLVRFTFLHVPKEMQSKNVEALRTLLILCDMDTDSLQDTWNAVLECISRLEYITSTPSIAITVMQGSNQTSRDAVLQSLKELAGKPAEQVFVNSVKLPSDSIVEFFTALCSVSAEELKQTPARVFSLQKLVEISYYNMARIRLVWARIWSVLAQHFISAGSHHEEKVAMYAIDSLRQLSMKYLERAELTNFTFQNDIFKPFVILMRISHNEKIRSLIVDCIVQMIKSKVGSIKSGWRSVFMIFTAAADDESESIVESAFENVEQVILEHFDQVVGDCFMDCVNCFIHFANNKSSPRISLKAIALLRICEDRLAEGFIPGGALNPVDGGLESNFDVTEHYLFPMLAGLSDLTLDPRLEVRNCALEVLFDLLNERGKKFSSTFWESIFYRILFPIFDHVRHAGREGIVSTNEEWLRETSIHSLQLLCNLFNTFYTEVSFMLPPLLGFLLDCAKKTDQCVVSISLGALVHLIEVGGHQFSDGDWDTLLKSIRDASYMTQPLELLNSLGFVNSKNQTILSKDSEAEDGGSTVKTINENRKDEMVLDNQSFSVDTEESGKSISSTKDHLGSNLQANLEESNGLPSPSGGPPKPTEAADFQRSQTFGQRIMDNLLLRNLTSKSKNGTNDVDTASPTKSPDAAEPIPDDNDEDENPMMETIKGKCITQLLLLGALDSIQKKYWNKLNFHHKITVMDILLCLVEFASTYNSPSNLILRMQYLPLERLPLNLLRQEMTGTSIYLEILHKSTGTDINKNSHKPLNSEEKLLNVAEEKLVAFCGQILMEASDLKPSSEEVGSANIHRVLDLRAPVIVKVLEGMRSMNSLIFRKHLREFYPLITKLIRCDQMEVRGAVGDLLGAQLTPLLP; from the exons ATGGCAGGCGCCGCAGCTGCTGGGTTCATCACGAGGTCCTTCGAGGCCATGCTCAAGGAGTGCGCGGGGAAGAAGTACCCCGACCTGCAGAGCGCCGTGCAGGCTTGTCTAG ACAACATGAAGGAAACCAAACAAGAGGTGGCTTTTGATGAGAATAAACATGTTGCAATACCGGCTTGGGAAGAAAg AGATGATCGTGATGCTTTGGCGAAAGAAGGGGATCGTGATGGTCTGGCTGCCTCTACTGGAAACAATAGTGTCACTAAGTCTCAGGAAATCAGTGAACCTATTATAGTAGCTTTAGCAAATGCTGGGCACACCTTAGACGGGGCTCAAACTGAAGTTATCTTAAAGCCACTGAGGCTCGCATTTGAGtcaaaaaatataaaacttttgAAGCTTGCACTTGACTGTATCCAT AAACTCATAGCCTATGATCATTTAGAAGGTGATCCCGGACTGGATGGTGGCAAAAATGCTTCATTATTTACAGATATACTCAACATGGTCTGTGGCTGTGTTGATAATTCTTCATCGGATAG CACCATAGTTCAAGTTTTGCAGGCGCTTCTTACTGCTGTATCTTCAATGAGGTTCAGAG TTCATGGAGACCCATTGCTGGGAGTGATTAAAGTATGCTATGACATTGCTCTCAACAG TAAGAGTTTAGTAAATCAGGCAACATCAAAAGCAATGCTAACCCAAATGATCAGTATTGTGTTTCGGCGAATGGAAACTGATCAG GTTCCTGTATCTAGTATTGCACATGCTGCCATTCCAGCTAGCTTCACCAGCTCTGAGAATGTAGAAAAATCTAGTGATGCAACAGATGAGAAAAACACTGTGGCAGATGCATTACCCAAGAAGCATGAAAATGATGCATCTCCTCGTTTGGAGGAATTTCAGAATCTGGCTAGCGGTGCTGACATCAAG GGTTTAGAGGCTGCTCTTGACCAAACTGTTCAACTTGAGGATGGAAAGAAAGTTTCAGG TGTAGAGAGCACGAGTGTGGTGCAAAATGATGCTTTGTTGCTGTTTCGAACACTGTGCAAG ATGGGGATGAAAGAAGAGGGTGATGAGGTGGCCACCAAGACGAGACTATTGTCTCTTGAGCTTTTGCAG GGTTTGCTGGAAGGAGTTGACTATTCCTTTACGAAAAATTTCCATTTTATTGACTCAGTTAAGGCATATCTTTCGTATGCTTTGTTGCGAGCTTCTGTTTCTTCTTCCCCAGTGGTTTTTCAG TATGCAACTGGAATATTTGCTGTTCTTTTGCTCCGTTTTAGAGAATGTCTTAAG GGAGAAATTGGCATCTTTTTTCCAttgatcattttaaaatcattggaAAGTAATGAGAATGTGCTTAGCCAAAGGACAAGTGTTCTCCG GATGCTTGAGAAAGTATGCAAGGACTCCCAAATGCTTGCAGACATATTCGTTAACTATGATTGTGATCTTCAGGCACCAAACCTTTTTGAACGCATG GTAAATGCATTATCAAAGATAGCCCAAGGAACTGTAACTATTGATCCCAACTCAATTACTGCAACACAGATTGCTTCTGCTAAAGGTTCATCACTTCAG AGCTTGGTGAGTGTGCTCAAATCACTGGTTGATTGGGAAAAGCTTAAAGGAGAATCTGCTAAGCATGGTAATATTGTTCAGTCTCTTGAAGCGGAAGTTTCAGCTACAGATACTGCTTCAATTAATGAACAGAAGAATACTGATGATGGATTAAACCAATTTGAGAAGGCTAAAGCTCACAAATCCACAATGGAAGCAGCCCTCTTAGAG TTCAACCGAAAGCCAGCAAAAGGGATAGAATTTCTATTGGCTAATAAGTTGGTTGAGGGTAAAGCTTCTTCAATTGCTCGATTCCTGAAGAGCACACCTAATTTGGATAAG GCAATGATTGGTGAATATTTAGGCCAGCATGAGGAACTTCCTCTTGCTGTTATGAATGCATATGTTGATTCCATGAAGTTCTCAGGATTGAAGTTTGATACTTCAATTCGTGAATTCCTAACAGGATTTCGACTTCCTGGTGAAGCACAAAAAATTGATCAAATCATGGAAAAGTTTGCTGAGCG TTTTTGTGCTGATAATCCTGGACTTTTCAAGAATGCGGATACTGCTTATCTTCTTGCTTATGCAGTTATAATGTTAAATACAGATGCTCACAATCCAATGGTTTGGCCGAAAATGTCAAAATCTGATTTTATACTCATGAACTCTGTGAATGATGTGGAAGAGTGTGCACCAAAGGAGCTCCTAGAGGAGATATATGATTCAATTGTAAAAGAAGAGATAAAGATGAAGGATGATACACCTGATGCATCTAAAAGCAGCAGAGTGAGGCCAGAAAGTGAAGAGAGTGGCCACCTTGTAAATATTCTCAATTTATCTCTTCCTAAAAAGAAATTTGGGTTTGATACTAAAGTAGAAAGtgagaaaataaagaaacaaattCAGACCTTTTTCAGAAATAAAGGCGAAAAAAGGGGTGTCTTCTATACAGCTGAGCAGGTTGAACTAGTTAGACCAATGCTTGAAGCTGTGGGGTGGCCTCTTCTTGCAACATTTTCTGTAACAATGGAGGAAGGAGATAATAAGCCTAGGGTTATTCTTTGCATGGAAGGTATTAGTGCTGGCATACATCTAACACGTGTTCTTGGGATGGATACAATGTGTTATGCTTTCCTAACATCATTAGTACG ATTTACATTCTTGCATGTTCCAAAGGAGATGCAAAGTAAAAATGTGGAAGCATTGCGAACACTGCTTATTCTATGTGATATGGACACTGATTCACTACAGGACACCTGGAATGCTGTCTTGGAATGTATATCGCGGCTAGAATATATCACTTCAACCCCATCCATTGCTATAACTGTGATGCAGGGTTCAAATCAAACTTCAAGGGATGCAGTTCTTCAGTCTCTTAAAGAGTTGGCTGGAAAACCAGCAGAGCAAGTTTTTGTAAACAGTGTAAAATTGCCTAGTGATTCCATTGTGGAGTTCTTTACTGCTCTTTGTAGTGTTTCTGCTGAAGAGTTGAAACAAACACCTGCCCGAGTCTTCAGCTTACAAAAGCTTGTTGAGATAAGCTATTACAATATGGCTCGCATTCGGCTG GTATGGGCTAGAATATGGTCTGTCTTGGCCCAGCACTTCATTTCTGCTGGTAGCCATCATGAGGAAAAAGTTGCTATGTATGCCATCGATTCACTGAGACAACTTAGTATGAAGTATTTGGAACGCGCTGAATTGACCAACTTCACCTTTCAAAATGACATTTTTAAGCCTTTTGTCATTCTTATGCGGATTAGCCACAATGAAAAAATACGCAGCCTAATTGTTGATTGCATTGTTCAG ATGATTAAATCAAAGGTGGGCAGCATTAAATCAGGTTGGCGGAGCGTGTTCATGATCTTCACTGCAGCAGCAGATGATGAATCCGAATCAATAGTTGAAAGTGCATTTGAAAATGTTGAACAGG TTATCTTGGAGCACTTTGACCAAGTTGTTGGTGACTGCTTTATGGATTGTGTGAATTGCTTCATTCATTTTGCCAATAACAAAAGCTCTCCTCGCATTAGCTTGAAGGCTATTGCCCTTCTCCGTATATGTGAAGATCGCCTTGCTGAG GGCTTTATACCTGGTGGAGCCCTCAACCCAGTGGATGGTGGTCTCGAATCAAACTTTGATGTAACAGAGCATTACTTGTTTCCTATGTTAGCTGGTTTATCTGATCTAACATTGGACCCTAGATTAGAAGTTCGAAACTGTGCACTGGAGGTGCTATTTGATTTGCTGAACGAGAGGGGAAAGAAATTTTCTTCTACTTTCTGGGAGAGCATTTTTTATAGGATCCTATTTCCTATATTTGACCATGTACGACATGCTGGTAGAGAGGGTATTGTCTCCACTAATGAGGAATGGCTTCGGGAAACCAGTATCCATTCACTCCAGTTGCTCTGTAACCTTTTCAATACTTTCTACACG GAAGTTTCTTTTATGCTACCACCACTTCTGGGTTTTCTTCTTGATTGTGCCAAGAAAACAGATCAGTGTGTGGTTTCCATCTCGCTGGGAGCTCTTGTACATCTCATTGAGGTCGGGGGCCATCAATTTAGTGATGGAGATTGGGATACTTTGTTAAAAAGCATTAG AGATGCATCCTACATGACTCAACCTCTTGAGCTTCTTAATTCTTTGGGATTTGTAAACTCAAAGAACCAGACTATTCTATCAAAAGATTCAGAAGCTGAAGATGGTGGCAGTACAGTTAAAACTATTAATGAGAATAGGAAGGATGAGATGGTCTTGGATAATCAATCATTCTCTGTTGATACTGAAGAATCTGGAAAATCAATCAGCTCGACTAAGGATCATCTTGGTAGCAATCTTCAAGCCAACTTAGAGGAATCTAATG GCCTTCCATCACCATCAGGTGGCCCGCCGAAGCCTACTGAAGCTGCAGATTTCCAGCGTAGTCAAACATTTGGTCAGAGGATTATGGATAATCTTCTTCTTCGAAATCTCACTTCAAAATCAAAAAATGGCACAAATGACGTTGACACTGCTTCACCTACAAAG AGTCCTGATGCTGCAGAACCCATTCCTGATGATAATGATGAAGATGAAAATCCAATGATGGAGACTATCAAAGGCAAATGCATCACCCAACTACTTTTATTAGGCGCTCTTGATAGCATACAG AAGAAATACTGGAACAAGTTGAACTTCCATCATAAGATCACAGTTATGGACATCTTGCTGTGTCTTGTGGAGTTTGCTTCTACATATAATTCACCATCAAACCTAATTTTACGCATGCAATACCTACCACTAGAAAG ATTACCACTAAATCTTCTCCGCCAGGAAATGACTGGAACTtccatttatttagaaattttacACAAGTCAACTGGAACAGATATTAATAAAAATAGTCATAAACCACTCAATTCTGAAGAGAAGCTCTTAAACGTGGCGGAGGAGAAACTGGTTGCTTTCTGTGGTCAGATTTTAATGGAGGCTTCTGATCTCAAGCCAAGTTCAGAGGAGGTCGGTAGTGCCAATATCCATCGAGTACTCGACCTGAGAGCACCAGTTATTGTTAAG GTACTCGAAGGAATGCGTTCTATGAATAGCCTCATATTCAGAAAGCATCTCAGAGAGTTCTATCCTCTAATCACGAAACTTATTCGTTGCGATCAG ATGGAGGTTCGTGGAGCAGTCGGAGATCTCTTGGGTGCACAGCTCACTCCCCTTCTGCCGTAA
- the LOC121984938 gene encoding brefeldin A-inhibited guanine nucleotide-exchange protein 5-like isoform X2, translated as MAGAAAAGFITRSFEAMLKECAGKKYPDLQSAVQACLDNMKETKQEVAFDENKHVAIPAWEERDDRDALAKEGDRDGLAASTGNNSVTKSQEISEPIIVALANAGHTLDGAQTEVILKPLRLAFESKNIKLLKLALDCIHKLIAYDHLEGDPGLDGGKNASLFTDILNMVCGCVDNSSSDSTIVQVLQALLTAVSSMRFRVHGDPLLGVIKVCYDIALNSKSLVNQATSKAMLTQMISIVFRRMETDQVPVSSIAHAAIPASFTSSENVEKSSDATDEKNTVADALPKKHENDASPRLEEFQNLASGADIKGLEAALDQTVQLEDGKKVSGVESTSVVQNDALLLFRTLCKMGMKEEGDEVATKTRLLSLELLQGLLEGVDYSFTKNFHFIDSVKAYLSYALLRASVSSSPVVFQYATGIFAVLLLRFRECLKGEIGIFFPLIILKSLESNENVLSQRTSVLRMLEKVCKDSQMLADIFVNYDCDLQAPNLFERMVNALSKIAQGTVTIDPNSITATQIASAKGSSLQSLVSVLKSLVDWEKLKGESAKHGNIVQSLEAEVSATDTASINEQKNTDDGLNQFEKAKAHKSTMEAALLEFNRKPAKGIEFLLANKLVEGKASSIARFLKSTPNLDKAMIGEYLGQHEELPLAVMNAYVDSMKFSGLKFDTSIREFLTGFRLPGEAQKIDQIMEKFAERFCADNPGLFKNADTAYLLAYAVIMLNTDAHNPMVWPKMSKSDFILMNSVNDVEECAPKELLEEIYDSIVKEEIKMKDDTPDASKSSRVRPESEESGHLVNILNLSLPKKKFGFDTKVESEKIKKQIQTFFRNKGEKRGVFYTAEQVELVRPMLEAVGWPLLATFSVTMEEGDNKPRVILCMEGISAGIHLTRVLGMDTMCYAFLTSLVRFTFLHVPKEMQSKNVEALRTLLILCDMDTDSLQDTWNAVLECISRLEYITSTPSIAITVMQGSNQTSRDAVLQSLKELAGKPAEQVFVNSVKLPSDSIVEFFTALCSVSAEELKQTPARVFSLQKLVEISYYNMARIRLVWARIWSVLAQHFISAGSHHEEKVAMYAIDSLRQLSMKYLERAELTNFTFQNDIFKPFVILMRISHNEKIRSLIVDCIVQMIKSKVGSIKSGWRSVFMIFTAAADDESESIVESAFENVEQVILEHFDQVVGDCFMDCVNCFIHFANNKSSPRISLKAIALLRICEDRLAEGFIPGGALNPVDGGLESNFDVTEHYLFPMLAGLSDLTLDPRLEVRNCALEVLFDLLNERGKKFSSTFWESIFYRILFPIFDHVRHAGREGIVSTNEEWLRETSIHSLQLLCNLFNTFYTEVSFMLPPLLGFLLDCAKKTDQCVVSISLGALVHLIEVGGHQFSDGDWDTLLKSIRDASYMTQPLELLNSLGFVNSKNQTILSKDSEAEDGGSTVKTINENRKDEMVLDNQSFSVDTEESGKSISSTKDHLGSNLQANLEESNGLPSPSGGPPKPTEAADFQRSQTFGQRIMDNLLLRNLTSKSKNGTNDVDTASPTKNPFLMIMMKMKIQ; from the exons ATGGCAGGCGCCGCAGCTGCTGGGTTCATCACGAGGTCCTTCGAGGCCATGCTCAAGGAGTGCGCGGGGAAGAAGTACCCCGACCTGCAGAGCGCCGTGCAGGCTTGTCTAG ACAACATGAAGGAAACCAAACAAGAGGTGGCTTTTGATGAGAATAAACATGTTGCAATACCGGCTTGGGAAGAAAg AGATGATCGTGATGCTTTGGCGAAAGAAGGGGATCGTGATGGTCTGGCTGCCTCTACTGGAAACAATAGTGTCACTAAGTCTCAGGAAATCAGTGAACCTATTATAGTAGCTTTAGCAAATGCTGGGCACACCTTAGACGGGGCTCAAACTGAAGTTATCTTAAAGCCACTGAGGCTCGCATTTGAGtcaaaaaatataaaacttttgAAGCTTGCACTTGACTGTATCCAT AAACTCATAGCCTATGATCATTTAGAAGGTGATCCCGGACTGGATGGTGGCAAAAATGCTTCATTATTTACAGATATACTCAACATGGTCTGTGGCTGTGTTGATAATTCTTCATCGGATAG CACCATAGTTCAAGTTTTGCAGGCGCTTCTTACTGCTGTATCTTCAATGAGGTTCAGAG TTCATGGAGACCCATTGCTGGGAGTGATTAAAGTATGCTATGACATTGCTCTCAACAG TAAGAGTTTAGTAAATCAGGCAACATCAAAAGCAATGCTAACCCAAATGATCAGTATTGTGTTTCGGCGAATGGAAACTGATCAG GTTCCTGTATCTAGTATTGCACATGCTGCCATTCCAGCTAGCTTCACCAGCTCTGAGAATGTAGAAAAATCTAGTGATGCAACAGATGAGAAAAACACTGTGGCAGATGCATTACCCAAGAAGCATGAAAATGATGCATCTCCTCGTTTGGAGGAATTTCAGAATCTGGCTAGCGGTGCTGACATCAAG GGTTTAGAGGCTGCTCTTGACCAAACTGTTCAACTTGAGGATGGAAAGAAAGTTTCAGG TGTAGAGAGCACGAGTGTGGTGCAAAATGATGCTTTGTTGCTGTTTCGAACACTGTGCAAG ATGGGGATGAAAGAAGAGGGTGATGAGGTGGCCACCAAGACGAGACTATTGTCTCTTGAGCTTTTGCAG GGTTTGCTGGAAGGAGTTGACTATTCCTTTACGAAAAATTTCCATTTTATTGACTCAGTTAAGGCATATCTTTCGTATGCTTTGTTGCGAGCTTCTGTTTCTTCTTCCCCAGTGGTTTTTCAG TATGCAACTGGAATATTTGCTGTTCTTTTGCTCCGTTTTAGAGAATGTCTTAAG GGAGAAATTGGCATCTTTTTTCCAttgatcattttaaaatcattggaAAGTAATGAGAATGTGCTTAGCCAAAGGACAAGTGTTCTCCG GATGCTTGAGAAAGTATGCAAGGACTCCCAAATGCTTGCAGACATATTCGTTAACTATGATTGTGATCTTCAGGCACCAAACCTTTTTGAACGCATG GTAAATGCATTATCAAAGATAGCCCAAGGAACTGTAACTATTGATCCCAACTCAATTACTGCAACACAGATTGCTTCTGCTAAAGGTTCATCACTTCAG AGCTTGGTGAGTGTGCTCAAATCACTGGTTGATTGGGAAAAGCTTAAAGGAGAATCTGCTAAGCATGGTAATATTGTTCAGTCTCTTGAAGCGGAAGTTTCAGCTACAGATACTGCTTCAATTAATGAACAGAAGAATACTGATGATGGATTAAACCAATTTGAGAAGGCTAAAGCTCACAAATCCACAATGGAAGCAGCCCTCTTAGAG TTCAACCGAAAGCCAGCAAAAGGGATAGAATTTCTATTGGCTAATAAGTTGGTTGAGGGTAAAGCTTCTTCAATTGCTCGATTCCTGAAGAGCACACCTAATTTGGATAAG GCAATGATTGGTGAATATTTAGGCCAGCATGAGGAACTTCCTCTTGCTGTTATGAATGCATATGTTGATTCCATGAAGTTCTCAGGATTGAAGTTTGATACTTCAATTCGTGAATTCCTAACAGGATTTCGACTTCCTGGTGAAGCACAAAAAATTGATCAAATCATGGAAAAGTTTGCTGAGCG TTTTTGTGCTGATAATCCTGGACTTTTCAAGAATGCGGATACTGCTTATCTTCTTGCTTATGCAGTTATAATGTTAAATACAGATGCTCACAATCCAATGGTTTGGCCGAAAATGTCAAAATCTGATTTTATACTCATGAACTCTGTGAATGATGTGGAAGAGTGTGCACCAAAGGAGCTCCTAGAGGAGATATATGATTCAATTGTAAAAGAAGAGATAAAGATGAAGGATGATACACCTGATGCATCTAAAAGCAGCAGAGTGAGGCCAGAAAGTGAAGAGAGTGGCCACCTTGTAAATATTCTCAATTTATCTCTTCCTAAAAAGAAATTTGGGTTTGATACTAAAGTAGAAAGtgagaaaataaagaaacaaattCAGACCTTTTTCAGAAATAAAGGCGAAAAAAGGGGTGTCTTCTATACAGCTGAGCAGGTTGAACTAGTTAGACCAATGCTTGAAGCTGTGGGGTGGCCTCTTCTTGCAACATTTTCTGTAACAATGGAGGAAGGAGATAATAAGCCTAGGGTTATTCTTTGCATGGAAGGTATTAGTGCTGGCATACATCTAACACGTGTTCTTGGGATGGATACAATGTGTTATGCTTTCCTAACATCATTAGTACG ATTTACATTCTTGCATGTTCCAAAGGAGATGCAAAGTAAAAATGTGGAAGCATTGCGAACACTGCTTATTCTATGTGATATGGACACTGATTCACTACAGGACACCTGGAATGCTGTCTTGGAATGTATATCGCGGCTAGAATATATCACTTCAACCCCATCCATTGCTATAACTGTGATGCAGGGTTCAAATCAAACTTCAAGGGATGCAGTTCTTCAGTCTCTTAAAGAGTTGGCTGGAAAACCAGCAGAGCAAGTTTTTGTAAACAGTGTAAAATTGCCTAGTGATTCCATTGTGGAGTTCTTTACTGCTCTTTGTAGTGTTTCTGCTGAAGAGTTGAAACAAACACCTGCCCGAGTCTTCAGCTTACAAAAGCTTGTTGAGATAAGCTATTACAATATGGCTCGCATTCGGCTG GTATGGGCTAGAATATGGTCTGTCTTGGCCCAGCACTTCATTTCTGCTGGTAGCCATCATGAGGAAAAAGTTGCTATGTATGCCATCGATTCACTGAGACAACTTAGTATGAAGTATTTGGAACGCGCTGAATTGACCAACTTCACCTTTCAAAATGACATTTTTAAGCCTTTTGTCATTCTTATGCGGATTAGCCACAATGAAAAAATACGCAGCCTAATTGTTGATTGCATTGTTCAG ATGATTAAATCAAAGGTGGGCAGCATTAAATCAGGTTGGCGGAGCGTGTTCATGATCTTCACTGCAGCAGCAGATGATGAATCCGAATCAATAGTTGAAAGTGCATTTGAAAATGTTGAACAGG TTATCTTGGAGCACTTTGACCAAGTTGTTGGTGACTGCTTTATGGATTGTGTGAATTGCTTCATTCATTTTGCCAATAACAAAAGCTCTCCTCGCATTAGCTTGAAGGCTATTGCCCTTCTCCGTATATGTGAAGATCGCCTTGCTGAG GGCTTTATACCTGGTGGAGCCCTCAACCCAGTGGATGGTGGTCTCGAATCAAACTTTGATGTAACAGAGCATTACTTGTTTCCTATGTTAGCTGGTTTATCTGATCTAACATTGGACCCTAGATTAGAAGTTCGAAACTGTGCACTGGAGGTGCTATTTGATTTGCTGAACGAGAGGGGAAAGAAATTTTCTTCTACTTTCTGGGAGAGCATTTTTTATAGGATCCTATTTCCTATATTTGACCATGTACGACATGCTGGTAGAGAGGGTATTGTCTCCACTAATGAGGAATGGCTTCGGGAAACCAGTATCCATTCACTCCAGTTGCTCTGTAACCTTTTCAATACTTTCTACACG GAAGTTTCTTTTATGCTACCACCACTTCTGGGTTTTCTTCTTGATTGTGCCAAGAAAACAGATCAGTGTGTGGTTTCCATCTCGCTGGGAGCTCTTGTACATCTCATTGAGGTCGGGGGCCATCAATTTAGTGATGGAGATTGGGATACTTTGTTAAAAAGCATTAG AGATGCATCCTACATGACTCAACCTCTTGAGCTTCTTAATTCTTTGGGATTTGTAAACTCAAAGAACCAGACTATTCTATCAAAAGATTCAGAAGCTGAAGATGGTGGCAGTACAGTTAAAACTATTAATGAGAATAGGAAGGATGAGATGGTCTTGGATAATCAATCATTCTCTGTTGATACTGAAGAATCTGGAAAATCAATCAGCTCGACTAAGGATCATCTTGGTAGCAATCTTCAAGCCAACTTAGAGGAATCTAATG GCCTTCCATCACCATCAGGTGGCCCGCCGAAGCCTACTGAAGCTGCAGATTTCCAGCGTAGTCAAACATTTGGTCAGAGGATTATGGATAATCTTCTTCTTCGAAATCTCACTTCAAAATCAAAAAATGGCACAAATGACGTTGACACTGCTTCACCTACAAAG AACCCATTCCTGATGATAATGATGAAGATGAAAATCCAATGA
- the LOC121984940 gene encoding multiple organellar RNA editing factor 2, chloroplastic-like: MAFAASAAVTRAIFSSLPAVQHPTASLLSKRFLHLRSAVCVTAPPSVRAARSVRRLPTIHGLPGFGVAFRIGAIRCMARRPGDSGYSPLNSGSRGGSGFSDRPPTEMAPLFPGCDYEHWLIVMDKPGGEGASKQQMIDCYVQTLAKVLGSEEEAKKKIYNVSCERYFGFGCEIDEETSNKLEGIPGVLFVLPDSYVDAENKDYGAELFVNGEITQRPPERQRRIDAATTHRNDRDRPRYNDRTRYVRRRESQR; the protein is encoded by the exons ATGGCCTTCGCTGCCTCCGCCGCCGTGACGCGGGCAATCTTCTCCTCCCTCCCCGCAGTGCAACACCCCACGGCCTCCCTGCTTTCCAAGCGCTTTCTCCACTTGCGCTCCGCGGTGTGCGTCACCGCGCCCCCCTCCGTCCGCGCCGCCCGCTCCGTCCGCCGGTTGCCCACGATACATGGTCTTCCTGGATTCGGGGTGGCCTTCCGCATCGGCGCGATTAGGTGCATGGCCCGGCGGCCTGGCGACTCGGGTTACTCGCCTCTGAACTCTGGATCCCGTGGCGGTTCGGGGTTTAGCGACAGGCCACCGACGGAAATGGCACCTCTGTTCCCGGGGTGTGACTATGAGCATTGGCTCATCGTTATGGATAAACCTGGAGGCGAGGGGGCATCCAAGCAGCAGATGATCGATTGCTACGTTCAAACCCTAGCAAAGGTCCTCGGCAG CGAGGAGGAAGCAAAGAAAAAGATTTACAATGTGTCATGTGAGCGATATTTTGGATTTGGTTGTGAAATTGATGAGGAGACATCCAACAAGCTTGAAG GTATTCCTGGTGTTTTGTTTGTGCTTCCAGATTCATATGTTGATGCCGAGAACAAGGACTATGGAG CTGAACTTTTCGTGAATGGAGAAATTACTCAAAGGCCTCCAGAGAGGCAGAGGAGGATCGATGCAGCAACCACACATAGAAATGACAGAGACAGACCCCGATACAATGACAGAACTCGTTACGTTAGGCGAAGGGAGAGCCAGAGATAA